GGGACATCGGCGCGCCGTTCCCCGTGCCCTGGGAGGTGGAGGACGACGACGGCATTGAGCTGGTGGGCGACTCCATGATGGAAACCCGTTCGGCCCTGACCACGGCCTTCTGGTCTGGCATTCGACCACTCATCGCCATGGATTCGGCCGCCCGGGCCGTGCTGGGCATCCGCCTGGCCAATGCCGTGTGCTATGCCCTGGCTGTCTGGGCAGGCGCGGCGTTGCTGTTTTCCCTGACCGGCCGGCAGGCGTGGCCGTGGTTCCTGTTTCTGGTGCCGGCGGCGCCTTTTTTCGCCATGCATGTGTCCAATTATGCGCAGTTCATGTCGGCAAGCGTGCTGCTGGCCTGCGCCGGGCTGGCCGTGCTCCTGCGGGAAGACGGCGGACGTCAGTTGCTGCTTGGGTGCTGGCTCGGAGCCGGCGCGGCGTTGCTGGTGTTGAGCGCGAGCACGGGCGTGGCGGCGGGAGCCTTCGTGCTGGGCATGGCCGTGGCCGGCGTGCCCGGGAGGGGGCAGACCCCCGGCGGCGCCTGGCGATTCTGGGCCGGGCTTGGCCTGGGGGCGTCCTTGCTGGGACTTGGGACGGGATCCGACCAGATGGCGCAGTTGCTGCGCGTGGGCGGCAGGCTGGCCGGCATGGCCGGCCCTGCGCCATGGTGGACGCCGTTGCTCGTGATCTGGGTCGGCTGCGGGGCGGCATGCGGTCTGGAATGGCTTGTCCGGTACCTTCCCGGGATGCCGGCAGGGCTGGCGCGGTGGGGGCGGTGCGGCGCGGGCCTGCTGGCCGTGGTTGGGGCAATCCTCTGTGTGTATTCGGGATTTCAGCAGTACCGGATGCAGCCGTGCATGCCACCGCCGGGAGGCGAGCCCCGCTTCTGGCTCGATATCCTGCATGGCCTTCCCACATTGCTGTCCTTCCGCGAGCCGGACCTGCTGCTTTCCCGCACCTTCTGGGGAGGCTTCGGCTGGCACGACGCCTTGCTGCCGCCGCGCGTGGTGCAGGTGCTGGCCGGTCTGGCCGGAATGGGCGTGGTGCTGCTGGGATGGAAGGCCTCCCGGCAACGCCAAGGCGCGTTGGGCTGGCGGCTGTGCGGCTGGCTGGCCGGCAGCTGGGGATTCATCGTCGCCACGGGTCTGGCCGCTGCCGCCGCCGGCCAGGAGCGGGCCTTGCCCAACGTGCACGGCCGGTATCTGCTGGCCGGATACTGCGCGCTGTTGGCCGGAGTCTTTGCCGGCTGGTCCGTGACCGTGGGCACGGGCAGGCGGCCCCAGGCGGTGTTGCCGGGTTCCCCCGCCGGGGTGCGACTGCTGACAGGCTGGCTGCTGACCGGCATCGCGCTGGTGCTGGTGCTGGGCGTGATGCGCTTCAGCTTGCCGCATGTCTTCAACTGGCTGCCCGTGGACGGGCTGCATCTGGCCATGGCGGCGGGGTTTCCGCTGCTGGGCTGGTGGTGGCTGCGCGGGAGCGTGACGCCCGGCGGCGCCACTTGCGCGGGGCCATCGTGCCGCACCGTGCTGGCCGGCGCTGCGGTGCTGGGGCTGGGCGTGCTGTATGCGGAACTAGGCTATGGCCTGCCGTGGGTGTTCGTGCGCTACCCGTACGGGTTTTTCGTGGTGCTGGGCCTTGCCGGGCTGGTGTGGCTGGCGGCGACGCTGCGCGCAGTGACGCTGGAGCCTGCCCCTGCAACGCCGCGACACTGGCCGTCGGCCGTGGCCTGCGTGGCCGCGCATGTGCTGCACACCGGCACGCTGGTGTTCCTGCTGGTGCGGTACATGGGCTGAGGGGCAAGGATTCCGAAGGGCGGCGAGAGCGTATTGCTCTTGAGAAGAACTCTCGGGGGAACACCTTTCTGAAGAAAGGTTCTTCCCCCGAACCCCCTTTCCAAAGNAAGGTTTCCCCTCTCGCAACTTCTTTTTTCAAGGTTAAAATTCTCTAATGCGGCATGCGCACCGCCGCTCCCTGCGTCATAAAAAACGCCGGAGCAGGAAAATCCTGCCCCGGCGAGGTGCGTCCTGATGCGAGCTGCCGTTACTTCTGGGCAGCTTCGTGGCAGCCCTGCAGGCAGCCGATGGGGCCGGTTTGCTCGTTCTTGGCCTTCATGGCCTTGTGGCAGCCGCGGCAGCTGATTTCGCTTTCGCTGTGCCAGGCCTTGTAGAAGCCGCGTTCGTAGCTGCGATCGTCGCGGTCGATGTGGCAGTCGGCGCACTTCTGGAAGTCGCCGCAGCCGTCGAACATGTGATGGCAGGAAACGCAGGAGACGTTGCGGTGCTTGGCGTGGCTCATCTCCACTTTGCCGAAGCGAGGATGCGGGTCTTCGCCTTCGGGCGCGGTGATCACGACCTTGCAGGGCACATCCAGGGCCTGCAAGGAAGGCAGCATGATGCCGCACAGCATGAAACAGCAGGCCAGGCCGATGACGAGGGGCTTCTTGGTCATGAAAATTCTCCTCCAGTAAGGTCACTGTCAGGTGCCGACGCCCATGCCGGCGCCCGTGTCGGTCCTTGTCGGCTGAGGCCGCAGGGCCGTCTTCCCATTCCAACCACCATTTCAAAAAACATGCGCGCCTGGGCGCACATGACGTTGCCGTCAGCAGATTGTGAACTGCAGAATGCGCTGGCGTCCTGCAGTCACCGCAACCTAATGTGATAGAAGTAACAAGGCTGTCAAGTGGACAATGCGCGGCAACCCCGGGTGCGTTTCCCGCCAAGGCGCGCCAGGCTTTGCTCCGCGGGCATTTCAGGCTTTCCTGGCGGCGGGCTTATTTTGGGCGGGATGTCTGCGCAGGAACGGCAATTTGCGGCAACTGTCCGCCGTATCTCGTCTTGATTGTACATATTGGCGAATCAATCGAGCGGAACACGCTTGCCAAGGGTGGCAACTTGAGGCATGCGGCAGAGGATGAACACCACGCAGACATTGGCACAGACTGTTGCAAGGGGAGCCGCACCCGGTGTGCGGCGCATGCTGGCTTTGGCCATGCTCCTGGCGCTGGCCGTGTTGCCCGGCTGTTTTGGAGCCAGCGCCAACGCCGGGGACGCCTCCCGCCAGCCGGTCGAGAGCAACGGCGGAGCCCCGGCTGCCAGCGCCGGAGGGGACTATGTGCAGATGGCCGCCGGCCCCACGGGGCTGCCGGATCTGGACAAGCGCTTCAAGCTCCAGGGCGTGCGCCAGTATTACGTCAAAAACGAGCGGCTGGGCTCCATGCTGGTGGTGGAGGGCCGGGTGGTCAATGCCGGCAGGGAGCCGGTGGATCTGGTGGAAGTGGAGGCCACGCTGTTTGGCGCGGGCGGTGCGGTGCTCATGGTCAAGCGGGGCATGGCCGGCGTGACGTTGGCGCTCTCCCAGCTGGAAACCTTCCTGGAAGCGGACATCGAAGCCCTGCTCAACGACGAGGCCGGCATCCTGACCACCAACCGCAATGTGGCCGGCGGCGATTCCGTGCCGTTCATGGTGGTCTTTTTCAATCCGCCGGAAGGCGTGACGGAGTTTGCCGTCAAGGTGGCGGACGCCCAGCCTGCGGAAGCCTAGCGGGAACGTCCTGGGCGGGTGCGTTGCAGGACGAGACATTTTTTCTCTGGACGAAACCAATCATGTCGAGTCTGTATCAGGAAGTCCGCACCATTGTGGACGAGGAACGCTGCATCGGCTGCGGCCTGTGCGTGCGGGTGTGCCCGTCGCGGACCCTGCGTATGGTGGACGGCAAGGCCAAGCCCACCGGGCGCACGTCCATCCAGTGCGGGCACTGCCAGGCTGTGTGCCCCACGGGCGCGGTGCAGGTGACCACGCTGGACCCGCGCACCTACGAATTTGCCACGTTTTCGGCCTCGTCCGAGTGGTCCGGCTTCGGCAAGGACGATCCCGGCGTCCTGGCGCGACTCATGGCCTCGCGGCGGTCGTGTCGCAACTTCAAAGACGCCCCGGTCTCCCGCGACATGCTGGAGGATCTGGTCAAGCTCGGCATTGCCGCGCCCTCGGGCACCAACTCCCAGCGCTGGACCTTCACCCTGCTGCCCACCCGCGCGGCCGTGGCGCGGCACGTGGAAGACGTGGCCGGCTACTTCAACGCCCTGAACAAAAAGGCGGAAAAGCGCTGGCTGCGCCTGGGCCTGCGTCTGCTGGGCCAGCCGGAGCTGGAGCAGTACTACCGGTCCTATTACCGGGCCGTGGCCCGGGCGTATCGGGACTGGCAGGAGCATGGCATCGACCGGCTGTTCCACAGTGCGCCGGCGGCCATTCTGGTGGGCTGCGCCCCCGGGGCGAGCTGCCCGGCCGAGGATGCCCTGCTGGCCACCCAGAACATGCTGCTGGGCGCGCACGCCATGGGGCTGGGCACCTGCCTCATTGGCTATGCCGTGGCCGCCATGCGGCGGGACCCGACTATCCAGCAGCGGCTGGGCGTGCCGGGCGAGGAATGCATCTATGCCGTCATCGCCTTGGGTTGGCCCGACGAACGCTATCAGCACGTGGCGCTGCGTCGCATGCCGATCATCCGCGTGGCAGGAGATTGAATATGACCATAACCATGGCCCATGCGCGCGTCATGCTGTTCTGGGGCGCTTCCCTGCTGGCCATGGTGGTCGGCGGGTTGTACTGGCTGGCGCACCTGAGCACCGGCCTGACGCCGCCATTCTGGGAAACCGTGCCCGTGTGCGGGGTGACGCCCAATTGCGTCTCCAGCAAGAGCCCGGCCACGGCGGCGTCCCGCTTCCGCATCGACCCCATTCCCTTCCACGGCGGTGCGCCCGAGGCCATGCGCGC
This sequence is a window from Megalodesulfovibrio gigas DSM 1382 = ATCC 19364. Protein-coding genes within it:
- a CDS encoding glycosyltransferase family protein, with protein sequence MPALCLAVLAAALCLPRTFIKASELTPGFTPPTALPLERDTPGRWRLPVTLYPLTGGDRLRAVELYFSTSRYALRLDNAVLEFEGTSCRLETGPRLLWDRSPLRFLPTDNACAGLPPGEVLTGTLRMKLLDHGSASLLVTRDVLTESFLQTKDGYASLGLWLWQPEPARATRLRLLAAMWDTPHGGWILGILAAAAGLSSLGLALRAGRPALACGLCSLALGMAYAVVTPPFQAPDEPDHFLSWTRLTDNPALETDAHRLAQVGHFQRLKHNPFETFGPWDIGAPFPVPWEVEDDDGIELVGDSMMETRSALTTAFWSGIRPLIAMDSAARAVLGIRLANAVCYALAVWAGAALLFSLTGRQAWPWFLFLVPAAPFFAMHVSNYAQFMSASVLLACAGLAVLLREDGGRQLLLGCWLGAGAALLVLSASTGVAAGAFVLGMAVAGVPGRGQTPGGAWRFWAGLGLGASLLGLGTGSDQMAQLLRVGGRLAGMAGPAPWWTPLLVIWVGCGAACGLEWLVRYLPGMPAGLARWGRCGAGLLAVVGAILCVYSGFQQYRMQPCMPPPGGEPRFWLDILHGLPTLLSFREPDLLLSRTFWGGFGWHDALLPPRVVQVLAGLAGMGVVLLGWKASRQRQGALGWRLCGWLAGSWGFIVATGLAAAAAGQERALPNVHGRYLLAGYCALLAGVFAGWSVTVGTGRRPQAVLPGSPAGVRLLTGWLLTGIALVLVLGVMRFSLPHVFNWLPVDGLHLAMAAGFPLLGWWWLRGSVTPGGATCAGPSCRTVLAGAAVLGLGVLYAELGYGLPWVFVRYPYGFFVVLGLAGLVWLAATLRAVTLEPAPATPRHWPSAVACVAAHVLHTGTLVFLLVRYMG
- a CDS encoding cytochrome c3 family protein → MTKKPLVIGLACCFMLCGIMLPSLQALDVPCKVVITAPEGEDPHPRFGKVEMSHAKHRNVSCVSCHHMFDGCGDFQKCADCHIDRDDRSYERGFYKAWHSESEISCRGCHKAMKAKNEQTGPIGCLQGCHEAAQK
- a CDS encoding DUF3426 domain-containing protein; this encodes MLALAMLLALAVLPGCFGASANAGDASRQPVESNGGAPAASAGGDYVQMAAGPTGLPDLDKRFKLQGVRQYYVKNERLGSMLVVEGRVVNAGREPVDLVEVEATLFGAGGAVLMVKRGMAGVTLALSQLETFLEADIEALLNDEAGILTTNRNVAGGDSVPFMVVFFNPPEGVTEFAVKVADAQPAEA
- a CDS encoding nitroreductase family protein; this encodes MSSLYQEVRTIVDEERCIGCGLCVRVCPSRTLRMVDGKAKPTGRTSIQCGHCQAVCPTGAVQVTTLDPRTYEFATFSASSEWSGFGKDDPGVLARLMASRRSCRNFKDAPVSRDMLEDLVKLGIAAPSGTNSQRWTFTLLPTRAAVARHVEDVAGYFNALNKKAEKRWLRLGLRLLGQPELEQYYRSYYRAVARAYRDWQEHGIDRLFHSAPAAILVGCAPGASCPAEDALLATQNMLLGAHAMGLGTCLIGYAVAAMRRDPTIQQRLGVPGEECIYAVIALGWPDERYQHVALRRMPIIRVAGD